The Pseudoalteromonas sp. UG3-2 genome contains a region encoding:
- a CDS encoding cytochrome-c peroxidase has protein sequence MGIWIVLLGLFPVWVFASEPILPLEPIATLDANKVALGRTLFHDRRLSKGDQISCASCHRLALHGADVKPLSTGVNGRTGELKTPTIYNVVWNVRQAWDGRAGSLYEQVESPIENRNEHDMEWPLLVAKLNQDKTLVKKFNAIYPNGLTKHSIKDAIAAYESSLVTTDAPFDLWLQDKGYNLPEIVLAGYDLFKRYGCISCHQGQNVGGNMFAKMGTFGDYFADRGTRVTQSDFGRYNVTGKEKDKFVFKVPSLRLASKQSYFFHDASHASLEAAIATMAKYQLGRSLPASDISKIAAFIGSLAGKHKEMDVDSINEE, from the coding sequence ATGGGTATTTGGATAGTATTACTTGGGCTGTTTCCTGTATGGGTATTTGCAAGTGAACCGATCCTGCCACTCGAGCCAATAGCCACACTCGACGCTAATAAAGTGGCATTAGGCCGAACGTTATTTCATGATCGGCGGTTATCAAAAGGTGACCAGATCAGCTGTGCTTCATGTCACCGCTTGGCGCTTCATGGTGCTGATGTAAAGCCCCTTTCCACTGGGGTTAATGGTCGCACTGGCGAGTTAAAAACCCCAACTATTTATAATGTGGTGTGGAATGTACGCCAGGCTTGGGATGGTCGTGCCGGGTCACTGTATGAACAAGTTGAGTCACCGATTGAAAATCGCAACGAACACGACATGGAGTGGCCTTTGCTGGTGGCGAAGTTAAACCAAGATAAGACCTTGGTAAAAAAGTTTAATGCAATTTACCCCAATGGATTAACCAAACACAGTATTAAAGATGCTATTGCCGCTTACGAAAGCTCCCTAGTAACGACCGATGCGCCTTTTGACCTCTGGTTACAAGATAAGGGCTATAATTTACCTGAGATAGTGTTAGCTGGCTATGATCTGTTTAAGCGTTATGGTTGTATTAGTTGTCACCAAGGGCAAAATGTTGGTGGCAATATGTTTGCTAAAATGGGGACCTTTGGTGATTATTTTGCCGATCGAGGAACACGTGTGACGCAATCTGATTTTGGCCGCTATAATGTAACAGGAAAGGAAAAAGATAAATTTGTTTTTAAAGTGCCGAGTCTACGACTCGCCAGCAAGCAATCTTATTTTTTTCATGATGCCAGTCATGCCAGTTTAGAAGCGGCGATAGCCACAATGGCAAAGTACCAACTTGGTCGCTCTTTACCTGCTTCTGACATTAGCAAAATCGCCGCATTTATTGGTAGCTTAGCAGGAAAACACAAAGAGATGGACGTGGACAGTATAAATGAAGAATAA
- a CDS encoding nuclear transport factor 2 family protein, translated as MEHLVKGYISAYNQFDIDSMLEKLTDDIIFENHANGEVITRTTTKTQFAELVKQAAELFCERQQTISSTTADNDMVIVQSSYHAKLAHDLANGMKAGQTVSLQGRSEYAFRDGKICFIKDFL; from the coding sequence ATGGAACATCTAGTGAAAGGCTATATATCAGCCTACAACCAGTTCGATATTGACAGCATGCTGGAGAAGCTGACCGACGATATCATTTTTGAAAACCACGCCAATGGCGAAGTGATCACTAGAACAACCACTAAAACGCAGTTTGCCGAGCTCGTAAAGCAAGCCGCTGAGCTGTTCTGTGAGCGCCAGCAAACCATCTCGAGTACCACCGCAGACAACGACATGGTTATTGTGCAATCTAGCTACCACGCGAAGTTAGCCCATGATTTAGCGAATGGCATGAAGGCAGGACAAACCGTCTCACTGCAAGGTCGCTCAGAATATGCCTTTCGCGATGGCAAAATTTGTTTTATAAAAGACTTTCTGTAG
- a CDS encoding PH domain-containing protein: MGLLSGLMGNASEVEGKDIDELLADTLIADEEVAQAYKVIRDLFIFTNKRLILIDKQGMTGSKVEMLSIPYSKITKFSKESAGHFDLDAELKIWIGSDPTPISKEFKAGDNINQVYKIISQYCL, translated from the coding sequence ATGGGACTATTGAGTGGATTAATGGGAAATGCCAGTGAAGTAGAAGGCAAGGACATCGACGAGTTATTGGCCGATACGTTAATTGCAGATGAAGAAGTCGCGCAAGCCTATAAGGTTATCCGAGACTTATTTATTTTTACCAATAAGCGTTTAATTTTAATCGATAAACAAGGCATGACTGGCAGTAAAGTGGAAATGCTCAGTATTCCTTACAGTAAAATTACTAAATTCAGTAAGGAGTCTGCGGGCCATTTTGATTTAGATGCTGAGTTAAAAATTTGGATAGGCTCTGATCCCACCCCCATCAGTAAAGAATTTAAAGCGGGAGATAACATCAATCAAGTGTATAAAATTATCTCGCAATACTGCTTGTAA
- a CDS encoding DUF3307 domain-containing protein: MKEWYVLLLWLVIAHTLADFYLQPMSWVNHRNKQHYRSIKLIWHALLHGAAACSAVAVWQATLGWGLAISALYYALGIAASHYLIDLAKSYSNKGVIPFLLDQLCHLLVILFVAWHAAEPPVTLSALLQPLNNISFLVLITGYLLVLQPASVFTRMLLERWQFTNPDSTSLPQAGSLIGQLERLLLLSCVLLDSWAAIGFILAAKSIFRFGDLTQSRDRKLTEYVMLGTLINVLIALAIGTAVKSFLTLTP; encoded by the coding sequence ATGAAAGAATGGTACGTTTTACTGTTATGGTTGGTTATCGCCCACACCTTAGCAGACTTCTACTTGCAGCCAATGAGTTGGGTTAATCACAGAAATAAACAACATTACCGCTCAATTAAGCTTATTTGGCATGCTTTGCTGCATGGTGCAGCGGCCTGTAGCGCTGTGGCCGTTTGGCAAGCCACGCTGGGATGGGGACTGGCGATTTCAGCGCTGTATTATGCGCTGGGTATTGCCGCGTCCCATTACCTGATTGACTTAGCAAAATCCTATTCCAATAAAGGCGTGATACCATTTTTACTGGATCAACTCTGCCACCTGCTAGTCATCTTGTTCGTTGCTTGGCACGCTGCAGAGCCGCCGGTGACTCTAAGCGCACTACTGCAGCCGCTCAATAACATCTCCTTTTTGGTGCTCATTACCGGTTATTTGTTGGTACTACAGCCTGCCTCGGTATTTACCCGAATGTTATTAGAGCGCTGGCAGTTTACTAACCCAGATAGCACCAGTCTTCCGCAAGCAGGTAGCCTTATCGGGCAGTTAGAGCGACTGCTATTATTAAGTTGCGTGCTGTTAGACAGCTGGGCTGCCATTGGCTTCATCTTGGCTGCCAAATCTATTTTCCGATTTGGTGACTTAACGCAAAGTCGAGACCGCAAGCTCACCGAGTATGTGATGCTTGGCACACTCATCAATGTCTTAATTGCTTTGGCCATTGGTACCGCAGTTAAATCATTTCTGACGCTCACGCCATAA
- a CDS encoding ATP-binding cassette domain-containing protein, with the protein MPRIQLKDAGIMLADGRPLFQHLDVNLTQQFIAITGPNGAGKSHLLAAMAKQTPLTSGHQQIQGQYYYLPQDAAHRFNSIAAMLGIEQKLNALQRAQCGQADPHDFAIIADDWQLEHRWQAQLQPQQLALTTPFTDKSPGQRMQSFIAALLSEPAILLLDEPSNHMDSKHRHWLATQLQQHSAGVAIVSHDPVLLDAADHILYLENGAIQHHSLGFTALQQSLAQQQRKLQQHHQAQKAQSRALQQALHKAQAQQQRQQSKGKQKVRAGSQNKLEADFKADRNAKRLAQQSHKLQQSQQQLKQDSQYYNDKQQRFYFNQSTQSRAVIELADAQLPYVQQPPLNVRFTTAHRLRLLGGNGTGKSVLLKTLAGQLDIVHGRIACPTEMIYLDQHCSWLSDECSLLDAACRRLDKPQHEIITAFASVGITVNQVSQPITQLSGGEKVKAAIIIAIQLEGYLLLDEPDNHLDINAQLELAAVLNQIPNGFMLVSHNDYFCQQLEEVRTMTLTTTGVL; encoded by the coding sequence ATGCCAAGAATACAGTTAAAAGATGCAGGGATCATGCTGGCTGATGGCCGCCCCCTTTTTCAACACCTCGATGTTAATCTCACCCAACAGTTTATTGCCATCACCGGGCCCAATGGCGCAGGTAAGTCACATCTACTTGCGGCGATGGCAAAACAAACGCCACTAACTTCAGGGCATCAGCAAATCCAAGGTCAATATTATTACCTGCCACAAGATGCCGCACATCGCTTTAATTCGATTGCCGCAATGCTGGGGATCGAGCAAAAACTCAACGCGCTGCAGCGTGCTCAGTGCGGTCAAGCGGATCCCCATGACTTTGCTATCATTGCCGATGATTGGCAGCTTGAGCACCGTTGGCAGGCGCAATTACAGCCACAGCAGTTAGCATTGACAACCCCCTTTACGGACAAAAGCCCAGGTCAACGAATGCAAAGCTTTATCGCCGCATTGCTTAGCGAGCCCGCTATCTTGTTGTTAGATGAGCCCAGTAACCACATGGACAGTAAGCATCGTCATTGGCTCGCCACGCAATTGCAGCAACACAGCGCTGGGGTCGCCATTGTCAGCCATGACCCTGTGTTATTAGATGCAGCGGATCATATTCTCTATCTGGAAAACGGTGCTATACAACATCATTCCCTAGGGTTTACCGCGCTGCAGCAAAGCCTTGCTCAACAACAGCGTAAGTTGCAGCAACATCATCAGGCACAAAAAGCCCAGTCTCGGGCATTACAACAGGCCTTACACAAAGCTCAAGCGCAACAGCAACGGCAACAATCAAAAGGCAAGCAAAAGGTACGTGCTGGCAGTCAAAACAAATTAGAGGCTGACTTTAAAGCAGATAGAAACGCAAAACGGTTGGCCCAGCAAAGCCATAAATTGCAGCAGTCACAGCAGCAACTTAAGCAAGACTCACAGTACTATAACGATAAACAGCAGCGGTTTTACTTTAACCAATCAACTCAGAGTAGGGCCGTTATTGAGCTGGCCGATGCGCAACTGCCTTATGTACAGCAGCCACCGCTAAATGTGCGTTTTACCACCGCTCACCGTCTGCGCTTGTTAGGAGGCAATGGCACAGGAAAGTCTGTATTACTAAAAACTCTGGCAGGGCAATTGGATATTGTCCACGGCCGCATTGCTTGTCCTACTGAGATGATCTACCTCGATCAACATTGCAGCTGGTTAAGCGATGAGTGCAGTTTACTTGATGCCGCTTGTCGCCGACTCGATAAACCGCAACATGAAATCATCACCGCTTTTGCCAGCGTCGGGATCACTGTAAATCAGGTATCTCAGCCCATAACGCAATTAAGTGGTGGAGAAAAAGTAAAAGCGGCAATCATTATCGCCATCCAGTTAGAGGGTTACTTATTGCTCGATGAACCAGACAATCACCTCGATATTAACGCGCAGCTCGAGCTTGCGGCGGTGTTAAACCAAATCCCAAACGGTTTTATGCTGGTCAGCCATAATGATTATTTTTGTCAGCAACTCGAGGAGGTTAGGACAATGACTTTGACCACAACTGGGGTGTTATAG
- a CDS encoding DUF4198 domain-containing protein: MKISSLVSTVLVALAAYSPLSEAHRVWIKPSTTVVSGDSEWVTFDAAIANGIFNPDHYAYPVERLTALSPSGNNVALQNKAKLKYRSVFDLELTQPGTYKVFNQSRSLVARWTDSDGKKRYWPGRGKVATLADFNQQVPKTAEDLQVTDVARRLEVFVTLGAPNQTALKPTGKGLELNPISHPNDLYTGEAFTLQFTMDGEAAKGAEMTLVRQDEKYRDKASANKYTADANGEVTMTLSQPGMYWLEVEYQDERAQAPASKRVGSYVTTLEVLPL, translated from the coding sequence TTGAAAATTTCATCACTCGTTTCTACTGTTTTAGTTGCACTCGCTGCCTACAGTCCACTTAGTGAAGCCCACCGAGTGTGGATCAAACCCAGCACCACGGTGGTATCTGGCGACAGTGAGTGGGTGACCTTTGACGCGGCAATTGCCAATGGTATTTTTAATCCCGATCATTACGCTTATCCTGTAGAGCGGTTGACTGCCCTATCTCCTTCGGGAAATAACGTGGCTCTGCAAAATAAAGCAAAGTTGAAATACCGCAGTGTCTTTGATCTAGAGCTCACTCAGCCTGGTACCTATAAAGTCTTCAATCAAAGTCGCTCGCTAGTGGCACGTTGGACTGATAGTGATGGCAAGAAGCGTTATTGGCCAGGTCGTGGCAAAGTGGCAACGCTGGCTGACTTTAATCAACAAGTGCCGAAAACAGCAGAGGATTTACAGGTTACCGATGTCGCCAGAAGGCTGGAGGTGTTTGTCACCTTAGGCGCGCCTAACCAAACTGCTCTAAAACCCACAGGTAAGGGATTGGAACTTAACCCCATTAGCCACCCTAATGATTTATATACTGGCGAAGCCTTTACTTTACAGTTCACCATGGATGGAGAAGCGGCCAAGGGAGCTGAAATGACCCTAGTACGCCAAGATGAAAAGTACCGTGATAAGGCCTCGGCCAATAAATACACTGCGGATGCCAATGGTGAGGTAACCATGACATTGTCGCAACCTGGGATGTATTGGCTTGAAGTTGAGTACCAAGATGAACGCGCACAAGCCCCTGCTAGTAAGCGTGTTGGCAGTTATGTCACCACACTTGAGGTATTACCGCTTTAA
- a CDS encoding PepSY-associated TM helix domain-containing protein, protein MTTSRQRAKRPKKRLKKLFDWRTWHWMSSAVCLVGLLLFALTGITLNHASEIEAKPHTQAHEAVVPEALLSALKASAANNTLPHSFVSWYQSQTGATLPALKQLQWSDYELYVAMPRAGGDGWFSVALDSGEFYQEITDRGWVSYLNDLHKGRNTGFAWRMFIDVFSLACVVFSVTGLWLLYKHSRARKSTWPLVAAGLVLPALVLMFPAHAKADTLEVNIPRLNVAEYHPPYVAVWLANSKQRRVVDIAIWYDINLAQREGEKWLKDMRLWWRRSGRSLSLPIDGVTGATRRPGKAKIDLSPWQEEFKALPNGDYTLFVEAARELGGREVIKLPISLPITKPVTVIAEGKSELATIILTMEP, encoded by the coding sequence ATGACGACCTCACGTCAGCGAGCCAAGCGCCCAAAAAAACGGCTGAAAAAGCTATTTGATTGGCGCACTTGGCATTGGATGAGTTCAGCGGTTTGCTTAGTGGGTTTGCTGCTATTTGCCCTGACGGGGATCACTTTGAACCACGCCAGTGAGATTGAGGCCAAGCCTCATACTCAGGCCCATGAAGCCGTGGTGCCGGAAGCGCTGTTGTCAGCATTAAAAGCATCGGCAGCAAACAATACCTTACCGCACAGTTTTGTGTCCTGGTATCAATCGCAAACCGGCGCGACCTTACCTGCTCTAAAACAGCTGCAGTGGAGTGACTATGAGCTGTATGTTGCTATGCCGCGTGCAGGTGGCGATGGTTGGTTTAGTGTTGCCCTCGACAGTGGCGAGTTTTATCAAGAAATAACCGACCGGGGTTGGGTTTCCTATCTCAACGATCTTCATAAAGGACGAAATACAGGATTTGCATGGCGTATGTTTATTGATGTTTTTTCACTAGCGTGTGTGGTTTTTTCAGTAACGGGGTTATGGCTGTTGTATAAACATTCCAGAGCCCGGAAGTCGACTTGGCCGCTGGTGGCTGCAGGATTGGTATTACCGGCTTTGGTGTTGATGTTTCCGGCTCATGCCAAAGCCGATACGCTGGAAGTGAACATTCCGCGTCTTAATGTCGCGGAGTACCATCCTCCTTATGTCGCCGTTTGGCTAGCGAATAGTAAACAGCGCCGCGTGGTTGATATTGCCATTTGGTACGACATTAACCTAGCGCAGCGCGAGGGAGAAAAGTGGTTGAAAGATATGCGCTTATGGTGGCGTCGCAGTGGCCGCAGCTTATCTCTACCGATTGACGGTGTCACAGGCGCAACCAGACGGCCCGGTAAGGCGAAAATAGATCTATCACCGTGGCAAGAGGAATTTAAGGCTCTGCCTAACGGTGACTATACCCTGTTTGTCGAAGCTGCCCGTGAGCTGGGTGGTCGCGAGGTCATTAAGCTACCTATCTCATTGCCGATCACCAAACCGGTCACTGTGATTGCAGAAGGTAAGTCTGAGCTTGCCACAATAATATTAACTATGGAGCCCTAA
- a CDS encoding ligand-gated channel protein — translation MLMACRSLAPLSLAIAAALPCSSLAQGDVKTPTKEAVEVIVVSASGFEQLLKNAPASISVIDQEELQQRFYRDLTDAMTDVPGVVVTGGGDREDISLRGMGSQYTLILVDGQRQNSRETRPNSDGPGVEGAWTPPVAAIERIEVIRGPMSSLYGSDAIGGVINIITKKTPDAWHGEVRLDTTSQEDSRSGNIYQANFFTAGALVKDTLGIQVYGQTTQRDEDDLVSGFRGRDADTLKVKLAYTPSEQHEWLFDYGMASQTLDATLGKTVAPLAPGEPCGRRGCPESATTEYDSESVSLAHNGYWSFGSSRTYLKHEQFDNKSREMVVENTNLQSLWTLPLGELHTSSIGVAYLKEDLSDKTSNRISDLEQVDNDQWSVFAEDEWRLVEPFALTMGLRYDKDGNFGGHLSPRLYGVFNASDRVTVKGGISSGFRAPNLRQSTAAWGQVSRGGNIYGNPDLNPETSLNYELGMYVDFNDGVSASATVFYNEFDDKISRVSCPLTKCTDGPNEFGSLPTTYVNVDEATTQGGEVSFTGQLTKQLKLNANYTYTDSEQKTGAYAGNPLNQLPKHLFQASLNYQHSNALSSWLRFHYRGEESQPVTGPSQRSLVAPSYNLTDLGANYQLNRSIKLGVGVYNLFDEKITEAEYGYIEDGRRYWASLAWSF, via the coding sequence ATGTTGATGGCCTGTCGTAGTTTGGCGCCACTTTCTTTAGCTATAGCAGCTGCATTGCCGTGTTCTAGCTTGGCTCAGGGTGATGTAAAAACACCCACAAAAGAAGCGGTAGAGGTGATAGTCGTCTCGGCTTCTGGTTTTGAACAGCTGTTAAAAAATGCTCCAGCCTCGATCAGTGTTATCGACCAAGAGGAATTACAGCAACGTTTTTATCGTGACTTAACTGACGCAATGACTGATGTGCCTGGCGTTGTGGTGACCGGTGGAGGTGACAGAGAGGATATCAGCCTACGAGGCATGGGCAGCCAATACACCCTTATTTTGGTGGATGGCCAGAGACAAAACTCCCGTGAAACTCGCCCCAACAGTGATGGTCCGGGCGTGGAAGGCGCATGGACACCCCCTGTTGCGGCGATTGAGCGCATTGAAGTTATACGCGGCCCGATGTCATCTCTATACGGCTCTGATGCCATTGGTGGGGTGATCAATATTATTACTAAAAAGACGCCTGATGCCTGGCATGGTGAGGTCCGCCTTGATACCACCAGCCAAGAGGACAGTCGCTCTGGCAATATTTACCAAGCAAACTTTTTTACCGCTGGCGCCTTGGTAAAAGACACCTTAGGTATACAAGTTTACGGCCAGACCACTCAGCGAGATGAAGATGACTTAGTATCCGGCTTTAGAGGCCGTGATGCCGACACCCTAAAGGTGAAGTTGGCTTATACCCCATCTGAGCAACATGAGTGGCTGTTTGATTACGGCATGGCCTCGCAAACCCTAGATGCCACATTAGGCAAGACGGTGGCCCCATTGGCACCCGGTGAACCGTGTGGACGTCGCGGTTGCCCTGAGTCAGCCACCACCGAATACGACAGTGAATCGGTGTCACTGGCGCACAATGGTTATTGGTCATTTGGTAGCTCTCGAACTTACCTAAAGCATGAGCAGTTTGACAATAAATCTCGTGAGATGGTGGTTGAAAACACCAACTTACAATCGTTGTGGACACTGCCGCTGGGTGAACTGCACACCAGCTCTATTGGTGTGGCGTATCTAAAAGAGGATCTAAGCGACAAAACCAGTAACCGGATCAGCGATCTAGAGCAAGTTGATAACGATCAGTGGTCGGTTTTTGCTGAAGATGAATGGCGTTTAGTAGAGCCCTTTGCCCTGACAATGGGACTGCGCTATGACAAAGATGGTAACTTTGGTGGTCACCTTAGCCCACGCTTATATGGTGTGTTTAATGCGTCAGATAGAGTCACCGTAAAAGGTGGCATATCAAGCGGGTTTAGAGCACCAAACCTAAGGCAAAGTACCGCAGCATGGGGACAGGTAAGCCGTGGCGGCAACATTTACGGCAACCCAGATCTAAACCCAGAAACGTCGCTTAATTACGAGTTAGGCATGTATGTTGACTTCAATGACGGTGTCTCAGCCTCTGCGACGGTATTTTATAATGAATTCGATGATAAGATTTCTCGTGTATCGTGCCCGTTAACTAAGTGCACCGATGGCCCAAATGAATTTGGTTCGTTACCAACTACTTATGTCAATGTCGATGAAGCCACCACCCAAGGGGGAGAAGTCAGCTTTACCGGTCAGTTAACTAAGCAATTAAAACTCAATGCCAACTACACCTATACCGACTCGGAACAAAAAACCGGTGCTTATGCTGGCAACCCATTAAATCAGTTGCCGAAGCATTTATTTCAAGCTTCATTGAACTATCAACACAGCAATGCCTTAAGCAGCTGGCTGCGCTTCCATTATCGTGGCGAGGAAAGTCAGCCTGTGACTGGGCCATCACAGCGTAGCTTAGTTGCGCCTTCCTATAATTTAACCGATCTGGGGGCCAACTATCAGCTCAACCGCAGTATCAAACTCGGTGTTGGGGTGTATAACCTGTTTGATGAAAAGATCACAGAAGCGGAATACGGTTACATTGAGGACGGTCGTCGCTACTGGGCCTCATTGGCATGGAGCTTTTAA
- a CDS encoding LysR family transcriptional regulator, giving the protein MNQKLTRGLRVFAKTVEVGSMSKAAELLHMTTSAVSQQISKLEQDLALSLFNRNTRSLTLTEAGSIYYKSAIQILQTAEQAEHELELLQHTPSGVLKISAPIGFGGGLLSKPLQYLSEQFPQIKVDLTLTDDAIDIIANSIDLAICIGPLQDSGLIARHLADWQLIPCVSCHHPLAKLKVSHPESLVAHALIGHSSAKTNPYQLQHQSSQEQLTLSAPRFMVNNMQACIQLTLDGIGYGILPEPEIRHHLATGRLKRLCPQWSLPHYSVYAVTPHRDTVAAKTTAAIDSLKQWFTQVSTDNQVFVGNE; this is encoded by the coding sequence ATGAATCAGAAGTTAACACGAGGGCTCAGAGTGTTTGCCAAAACCGTTGAGGTGGGCAGTATGAGTAAGGCCGCGGAGTTATTACATATGACTACCTCAGCAGTGAGTCAGCAAATTAGTAAACTAGAACAAGACTTAGCCTTAAGTTTATTTAATCGCAATACCCGTAGCCTTACGCTTACCGAGGCAGGTAGCATTTACTACAAGTCAGCAATCCAAATCTTGCAAACCGCGGAGCAGGCCGAGCATGAACTGGAGCTGCTACAACACACGCCTTCTGGGGTACTAAAAATATCTGCCCCCATAGGGTTTGGTGGCGGGTTGTTAAGCAAACCTTTGCAGTATCTCAGTGAGCAGTTTCCACAAATCAAGGTCGACTTAACTCTAACCGATGATGCCATCGATATTATCGCTAACAGCATCGATTTAGCCATCTGTATAGGCCCTTTACAAGATTCCGGCTTAATTGCCAGACACCTTGCTGACTGGCAGCTGATCCCCTGTGTGAGCTGCCATCACCCATTAGCAAAACTCAAGGTTTCACACCCTGAGAGCTTAGTTGCCCACGCGCTAATTGGTCACTCTAGTGCTAAGACTAACCCCTACCAATTGCAACATCAGTCAAGCCAAGAGCAATTAACATTGTCGGCACCAAGGTTTATGGTCAACAACATGCAAGCATGCATTCAATTGACCCTAGACGGCATTGGCTATGGTATCTTGCCGGAACCTGAGATCAGACACCACCTGGCCACAGGTCGCCTGAAGCGACTTTGCCCACAATGGAGTTTGCCTCACTACAGTGTCTATGCTGTGACTCCACATCGCGATACTGTGGCTGCAAAAACCACCGCGGCCATCGACAGTTTAAAGCAGTGGTTTACTCAGGTTTCAACGGATAACCAAGTCTTTGTTGGTAATGAATAA
- a CDS encoding TorF family putative porin, whose product MTTFKKTLCALPLVLASSHAAADWSATLTGVSDYTFNGVSQTQNDPALQGSIDKAFDNGVYAGSWASNVDFGGDTDLEWDFYVGRYLELNSNWSVDYGIAYYSYHGGDNSSDGNYPEVYSKFGYASEYGQTEFNFWYSWDYFGTGAGHTIAMVAHTFEIAEGHALRASFDVSNSLDGNKYAWDGNDSSYHHYRLAYQTAFKGFNIEVAAENTNLDWDTADERVVLSVSRTFDL is encoded by the coding sequence ATGACAACTTTTAAGAAAACACTTTGCGCATTACCTTTAGTATTAGCATCATCGCACGCTGCAGCGGATTGGTCTGCAACACTAACTGGGGTATCTGATTACACCTTTAACGGTGTAAGCCAAACGCAAAACGACCCTGCACTGCAAGGCAGCATTGACAAAGCATTCGACAACGGCGTTTACGCTGGCAGCTGGGCGTCTAATGTTGACTTTGGTGGTGACACCGATCTTGAGTGGGACTTTTACGTTGGCCGTTACCTAGAGCTAAACTCGAACTGGAGTGTTGACTACGGTATCGCTTACTACAGCTATCATGGTGGTGATAACTCCAGTGATGGTAACTACCCAGAAGTATACAGTAAGTTTGGTTATGCCAGTGAATACGGCCAAACTGAGTTTAATTTCTGGTACAGCTGGGATTACTTCGGCACTGGCGCAGGTCACACCATTGCTATGGTAGCGCATACGTTCGAGATTGCTGAAGGTCATGCCTTAAGAGCCAGCTTTGATGTGTCTAACTCATTAGATGGTAATAAGTATGCATGGGATGGCAATGACTCTTCTTACCACCATTACCGTTTGGCTTACCAAACCGCATTTAAAGGCTTCAACATTGAAGTGGCTGCAGAAAATACCAACCTAGATTGGGACACGGCTGATGAGCGTGTGGTGTTATCTGTGTCGCGCACATTTGACCTATAA